A single region of the Denticeps clupeoides chromosome 18, fDenClu1.1, whole genome shotgun sequence genome encodes:
- the LOC114768058 gene encoding HRAS-like suppressor 3 has protein sequence MAPTLYDEKPEPGDLIEISRGSYQHWVIYIGDGYVIHLAPPTEDARGGAYSMMSVLCDKAVVKKEELWDVVGTDQYRINNLLDQEYEPRPFRAILREAQSLLGQELPYCVFRGNCEHFATELRYGKAQSRQVRNAVEVGVGVGVAALIGFGAVALAASLFGGGKKERENQQ, from the exons ATGGCACCGACTCTG TATGATGAGAAGCCCGAACCGGGCGACCTGATCGAGATCTCCAGAGGGTCCTACCAGCACTGGGTTATTTACATCGGGGACGGTTACGTCATCCACCTGGCCCCGCCCA CTGAAGATGCGCGGGGCGGAGCCTACAGCATGATGTCGGTCCTGTGCGACAAGGCGGTGGTGAAGAAGGAGGAACTGTGGGACGTGGTGGGGACTGACCAGTACCGCATCAACAACCTCCTGGACCAGGAGTACGAGCCGCGCCCGTTCCGCGCCATCCTCCGCGAAGCGCAGAGCCTTCTGGGCCAGGAGCTGCCGTACTGCGTCTTCAGGGGGAACTGTGAGCACTTTGCCACCGAGCTGAGATACGGGAAGGCCCAGTCTCGACAG GTCCGCAATGCTGTGGAGGTGGGCGTGGGGGTGGGCGTGGCGGCGTTGATCGGTTTTGGGGCCGTTGCTTTGGCTGCCAGCCTTTTTGGAGgcggaaagaaagaaagggagaaCCAGCAGTGA
- the LOC114768044 gene encoding N-terminal kinase-like protein isoform X3 has product MWSFFARDPVKDFNYELLPDSQERSGIWTLHRGRRKTTGEAVSVFLYEVPPGTEEQTHLAKAAFKRMKTLRHPNILAYMDGLETERSIYVVTEPVTPLAAHLKTRAEKGGSGDLEVSWGLHQIVKALSFLVNDGQLLHNNLGMWAVFVDRAGEWKLGGLDHVTSQQADSAPPAPARSVDPELEKYEPPEGPDGGGEKWSGDVWRLGCLIWEVFNGPMPRASSLRTIGKIPKPLVPHYCELVGANPKARPNPARFLQNCRAPGGFLSNSFVESNLFLEEIQIKEAAEKQRFFQDLSENLDSFPEDFCKHKVLPQLLTAFEFGNAGAVVLTPLFKVGKYLSAEEYQQKIIPVIVKMFSSTDRAMRIRLLQQMEQFIQYLNEAAVNSQIFPHVVHGFTDTNPAIREQTVKSMLLLAPKLNEVNLNQELMRHFARLQARDEQGPIRCNTTVCLGKIASYLNPATRQRVLSSAFSRATKDPFPASRAAGVLGFAATHHYYSVSECAARVLPTLCTLAVDPDRNVRDQAFKAIKSFLSKLETVSEDPSTLAEVEKDVTSSAGGGAAAGSAATWAGWAVTGVSSLTSKLMTRSAVPGAEGATPENIAPVAAPHAMDESSSNEGPELDAPRNPTCAPAGQLAASHGREEEEEEAAAEDGWDEDWGSLEENEKAQKEADWSSDWSSASSAVKTQRGMSHMKKQDPDWSSGWDADDNWSNEKDADGQGQSSPADEGWGSDWDKEGGLGDSFTPTTRNNMAASSASKGSPSSGRKGVRLASEYNWDSMGTKTQSDVLSSVSQRTAAAKADDGWGADSAGDWGAEDNWESLDGEPGLSKAEQAKKKREERRKELEAKRAERKAVRGPLKLGTRKLD; this is encoded by the exons ATGTGGTCTTTCTTCGCCCGGGACCCCGTTAAAGACTTTAATTACGAGCTTCTGCCCGACAGCCAGGAGCGCTCCGGGATATGGACCCTTCACCGGGGGAGGAGGAAG ACGACGGGGGAAGCCGTGTCAGTGTTCCTGTACGAGGTTCCACCAGGAACAGAAGAACAGACCCACCTGGCCAAGGCCGCCTTCAAGCGCATGAAGACGCTGAGACACCCCAACATCCTGGCCTACATGGACGGTCTAGAG ACGGAGAGGAGCATCTACGTGGTGACGGAGCCCGTGACGCCCCTCGCGGCCCACCTGAAGACCCGGGCGGAGAAGGGCGGCTCAGGGGACCTGGAGGTGTCCTGGGGTCTCCATCAGATCGTG AAAGCCCTGAGTTTCCTGGTGAACGACGGCCAGCTGCTCCATAACAACCTGGGAATGTGGGCGGTGTTTGTGGACCGGGCAGGAGAATGGAAGCTTGGCGGCCTGGATCACGTGACGTCGCAGCAGGCCGACTCCGCCCCTCCCGCTCCGGCGAGGAGTGTAGACCCCGAGCTGGAGAAGTACGAGCCCCCCGAAGGCCCGGACGGCGGCGGGGAGAAGTG GTCCGGGGACGTGTGGCGTCTCGGATGTCTGATATGGGAAGTGTTCAACGGGCCGATGCCGCGGGCTTCTTCCCTGCGAACGATTGGAAAG ATCCCGAAGCCGCTGGTTCCTCATTACTGCGAGCTAGTTGGCGCGAACCCCAAAGCCCGGCCCAACCCGGCCCGCTTCCTTCAGAACTGCCGCGCCCCCGGCGGCTTCCTCAGCAACAGCTTCGTGGAGAGCAACCTGTTCCTGGAGGAGATCCAG ATCAAGGAGGCGGCGGAGAAGCAGCGGTTCTTCCAGGACCTGAGCGAGAACCTGGACTCCTTCCCCGAGGACTTCTGCAAACACAAGGTCCTGCCTCAGCTGCTGACCGCGTTCGAGTTCGGCAACGCCGGGGCCGTGGTCCTCACGCCGCTCTTCAAG gtgggGAAGTACCTTTCTGCTGAGGAGTACCAGCAGAAGATCATTCCGGTCATAGTGAAGATGTTCTCCTCTACAGACAGGGCTATGAGGATCCGGCTCCTGCAGCAG ATGGAGCAGTTCATTCAGTACCTGAACGAAGCCGCGGTCAATTCCCAGATCTTTCCTCATGTCGTCCATGGATTTACCGACACCAACCCCGCCATCCGGGAGCAGACGGTGAAG TCCATGCTCCTCCTGGCGCCCAAGCTGAACGAGGTGAACCTGAACCAGGAGCTGATGCGCCACTTCGCCCGGCTGCAGGCCCGGGACGAGCAGGGCCCCATCCGGTGCAACACCACCGTGTGCCTGGGCAAGATCGCCTCGTACCTCAACCCGGCG ACGCGGCAGCGGGTGCTGAGCTCCGCCTTCTCGCGCGCCACCAAGGACCCGTTCCCCGCGTCCCGCGCGGCGGGCGTCCTCGGCTTCGCCGCCACGCACCACTACTACAGCGTCTCCGAGTGCGCCGCGCGCGTCCTGCCCACGCTCTGCACGCTCGCCGTGGACCCCGACCGCAACGTGCGAGACCAG GCCTTCAAAGCCATCAAGAGCTTCCTGAGTAAACTGGAGACCGTGTCCGAGGACCCGTCCACGCTGGCGGAAGTCG AGAAGGACGTGACCTCATCCGctggcggcggcgcggcggcggggTCCGCCGCCACCTGGGCGGGATGGGCAGTGACCGGCGTCTCCTCTCTGACCTCCAAACTCATGACCCGGAGCGCAGTGCCGGGGGCCGAGGGGGCCACGCCGGAGAACATCGCCCCTGTAGCTGCTCCACACGCGATGGATGAGTCCAGCTCAAACGAAG GACCCGAGCTGGACGCTCCCAGAAATCCAACTTGTGCACCAGCTGGCCAGTTAGCAGCTTCACATggcagagaagaagaagaagaagaagctgcagCTGAAGATGGCTGGGATGAAGACTGGGGCAGCCTTGAG GAAAATGAAAAGGCCCAGAAGGAAGCTGACTGGAGCTCTGATTGGTCCTCAGCGTCCTCAGCTGTGAAGACCCAGAGAGGA ATGAGCCACATGAAAAAGCAGGACCCTGATTGGAGCTCGGGTTGGGACGCTGATGACAACTGGTCCAATGAGAAAGATGCAGATGGccaaggtcaaagttcaccagCGGATGAAGGCTGGGGGAGTGACTGGGACAAGGAAGGAGGTTTGGGAGACAGTTTCACCCCAACAACAAGAAACAACATGGCCGCCTCCTCAGCCAGTAAGGGCTCACCCAGCTCAGGCCGGAAGGGCGTCCGGTTGGCCAGCGAGTACAACTGGGACTCTATGGGGACGAAGACACAGAGCGACGTCCTTTCCAGTGTTTCCCAGAGAACAGCGGCCGCG AAGGCTGATGACGGCTGGGGGGCCGATTCTGCCGGGGACTGGGGCGCAGAGGACAACTGGGAGTCTCTGGACGGGGAACCAG GCCTCAGCAAGGCAGAACAAGCCAAGAAGAAACGAGAGGAGCGGAGGAAGGAGCTCGAGGCAAAACGGGCGGAGCGCAAGGCGGTGAGGGGTCCGCTGAAGCTGGGGACCCGTAAACTGGACTGA
- the LOC114768044 gene encoding N-terminal kinase-like protein isoform X1, protein MWSFFARDPVKDFNYELLPDSQERSGIWTLHRGRRKTTGEAVSVFLYEVPPGTEEQTHLAKAAFKRMKTLRHPNILAYMDGLERETERSIYVVTEPVTPLAAHLKTRAEKGGSGDLEVSWGLHQIVKALSFLVNDGQLLHNNLGMWAVFVDRAGEWKLGGLDHVTSQQADSAPPAPARSVDPELEKYEPPEGPDGGGEKWSGDVWRLGCLIWEVFNGPMPRASSLRTIGKIPKPLVPHYCELVGANPKARPNPARFLQNCRAPGGFLSNSFVESNLFLEEIQIKEAAEKQRFFQDLSENLDSFPEDFCKHKVLPQLLTAFEFGNAGAVVLTPLFKVGKYLSAEEYQQKIIPVIVKMFSSTDRAMRIRLLQQMEQFIQYLNEAAVNSQIFPHVVHGFTDTNPAIREQTVKSMLLLAPKLNEVNLNQELMRHFARLQARDEQGPIRCNTTVCLGKIASYLNPATRQRVLSSAFSRATKDPFPASRAAGVLGFAATHHYYSVSECAARVLPTLCTLAVDPDRNVRDQAFKAIKSFLSKLETVSEDPSTLAEVEKDVTSSAGGGAAAGSAATWAGWAVTGVSSLTSKLMTRSAVPGAEGATPENIAPVAAPHAMDESSSNEGPELDAPRNPTCAPAGQLAASHGREEEEEEAAAEDGWDEDWGSLEENEKAQKEADWSSDWSSASSAVKTQRGMSHMKKQDPDWSSGWDADDNWSNEKDADGQGQSSPADEGWGSDWDKEGGLGDSFTPTTRNNMAASSASKGSPSSGRKGVRLASEYNWDSMGTKTQSDVLSSVSQRTAAAKADDGWGADSAGDWGAEDNWESLDGEPGLSKAEQAKKKREERRKELEAKRAERKAVRGPLKLGTRKLD, encoded by the exons ATGTGGTCTTTCTTCGCCCGGGACCCCGTTAAAGACTTTAATTACGAGCTTCTGCCCGACAGCCAGGAGCGCTCCGGGATATGGACCCTTCACCGGGGGAGGAGGAAG ACGACGGGGGAAGCCGTGTCAGTGTTCCTGTACGAGGTTCCACCAGGAACAGAAGAACAGACCCACCTGGCCAAGGCCGCCTTCAAGCGCATGAAGACGCTGAGACACCCCAACATCCTGGCCTACATGGACGGTCTAGAG CGTGAG ACGGAGAGGAGCATCTACGTGGTGACGGAGCCCGTGACGCCCCTCGCGGCCCACCTGAAGACCCGGGCGGAGAAGGGCGGCTCAGGGGACCTGGAGGTGTCCTGGGGTCTCCATCAGATCGTG AAAGCCCTGAGTTTCCTGGTGAACGACGGCCAGCTGCTCCATAACAACCTGGGAATGTGGGCGGTGTTTGTGGACCGGGCAGGAGAATGGAAGCTTGGCGGCCTGGATCACGTGACGTCGCAGCAGGCCGACTCCGCCCCTCCCGCTCCGGCGAGGAGTGTAGACCCCGAGCTGGAGAAGTACGAGCCCCCCGAAGGCCCGGACGGCGGCGGGGAGAAGTG GTCCGGGGACGTGTGGCGTCTCGGATGTCTGATATGGGAAGTGTTCAACGGGCCGATGCCGCGGGCTTCTTCCCTGCGAACGATTGGAAAG ATCCCGAAGCCGCTGGTTCCTCATTACTGCGAGCTAGTTGGCGCGAACCCCAAAGCCCGGCCCAACCCGGCCCGCTTCCTTCAGAACTGCCGCGCCCCCGGCGGCTTCCTCAGCAACAGCTTCGTGGAGAGCAACCTGTTCCTGGAGGAGATCCAG ATCAAGGAGGCGGCGGAGAAGCAGCGGTTCTTCCAGGACCTGAGCGAGAACCTGGACTCCTTCCCCGAGGACTTCTGCAAACACAAGGTCCTGCCTCAGCTGCTGACCGCGTTCGAGTTCGGCAACGCCGGGGCCGTGGTCCTCACGCCGCTCTTCAAG gtgggGAAGTACCTTTCTGCTGAGGAGTACCAGCAGAAGATCATTCCGGTCATAGTGAAGATGTTCTCCTCTACAGACAGGGCTATGAGGATCCGGCTCCTGCAGCAG ATGGAGCAGTTCATTCAGTACCTGAACGAAGCCGCGGTCAATTCCCAGATCTTTCCTCATGTCGTCCATGGATTTACCGACACCAACCCCGCCATCCGGGAGCAGACGGTGAAG TCCATGCTCCTCCTGGCGCCCAAGCTGAACGAGGTGAACCTGAACCAGGAGCTGATGCGCCACTTCGCCCGGCTGCAGGCCCGGGACGAGCAGGGCCCCATCCGGTGCAACACCACCGTGTGCCTGGGCAAGATCGCCTCGTACCTCAACCCGGCG ACGCGGCAGCGGGTGCTGAGCTCCGCCTTCTCGCGCGCCACCAAGGACCCGTTCCCCGCGTCCCGCGCGGCGGGCGTCCTCGGCTTCGCCGCCACGCACCACTACTACAGCGTCTCCGAGTGCGCCGCGCGCGTCCTGCCCACGCTCTGCACGCTCGCCGTGGACCCCGACCGCAACGTGCGAGACCAG GCCTTCAAAGCCATCAAGAGCTTCCTGAGTAAACTGGAGACCGTGTCCGAGGACCCGTCCACGCTGGCGGAAGTCG AGAAGGACGTGACCTCATCCGctggcggcggcgcggcggcggggTCCGCCGCCACCTGGGCGGGATGGGCAGTGACCGGCGTCTCCTCTCTGACCTCCAAACTCATGACCCGGAGCGCAGTGCCGGGGGCCGAGGGGGCCACGCCGGAGAACATCGCCCCTGTAGCTGCTCCACACGCGATGGATGAGTCCAGCTCAAACGAAG GACCCGAGCTGGACGCTCCCAGAAATCCAACTTGTGCACCAGCTGGCCAGTTAGCAGCTTCACATggcagagaagaagaagaagaagaagctgcagCTGAAGATGGCTGGGATGAAGACTGGGGCAGCCTTGAG GAAAATGAAAAGGCCCAGAAGGAAGCTGACTGGAGCTCTGATTGGTCCTCAGCGTCCTCAGCTGTGAAGACCCAGAGAGGA ATGAGCCACATGAAAAAGCAGGACCCTGATTGGAGCTCGGGTTGGGACGCTGATGACAACTGGTCCAATGAGAAAGATGCAGATGGccaaggtcaaagttcaccagCGGATGAAGGCTGGGGGAGTGACTGGGACAAGGAAGGAGGTTTGGGAGACAGTTTCACCCCAACAACAAGAAACAACATGGCCGCCTCCTCAGCCAGTAAGGGCTCACCCAGCTCAGGCCGGAAGGGCGTCCGGTTGGCCAGCGAGTACAACTGGGACTCTATGGGGACGAAGACACAGAGCGACGTCCTTTCCAGTGTTTCCCAGAGAACAGCGGCCGCG AAGGCTGATGACGGCTGGGGGGCCGATTCTGCCGGGGACTGGGGCGCAGAGGACAACTGGGAGTCTCTGGACGGGGAACCAG GCCTCAGCAAGGCAGAACAAGCCAAGAAGAAACGAGAGGAGCGGAGGAAGGAGCTCGAGGCAAAACGGGCGGAGCGCAAGGCGGTGAGGGGTCCGCTGAAGCTGGGGACCCGTAAACTGGACTGA
- the LOC114768272 gene encoding HRAS-like suppressor 3: MPQPADLIEIEKGVYQHWAMYVGAGYVIHLTTGGRSSLSGNGNKGLVRKEKLGDVVGNHTYHVNNILDHKFRVRPIRLILQEAEKRVNREMFYDVFMANCEHFVTELRYGEPRSRQAVGAMALADPVLTSAAVLAVSTAVVAEAPLLVLVAGGAAAVKGLFWLKRKIENN, translated from the exons ATGCCACAACCTGCTGACCTGATTGAGATTGAAAAAGGAGTCTACCAGCACTGGGCCATGTACGTGGGTGCCGGCTACGTTATTCACCTGACCACTGGAG GGAGAAGCAGCCTGTCTGGGAACGGCAACAAGGGGCTTGTGAGGAAGGAGAAACTCGGGGACGTGGTCGGCAACCACACGTACCACGTCAACAACATTCTGGACCACAAGTTCAGGGTGCGGCCCATCCGCCTGATTCTTCAGGAGGCAGAGAAGCGAGTGAACAGGGAAATGTTCTACGATGTCTTCATGGCCAACTGTGAGCACTTTGTCACTGAGCTACGATACGGAGAACCTCGTTCTCGACAG GCAGTTGGGGCGATGGCGCTTGCAGACCCGGTTCTGACCTCGGCTGCGGTATTAGCCGTGTCCACGGCGGTGGTGGCGGAGGCGCCGCTTCTTGTTCTGGTGGCAGGAGGAGCCGCCGCTGTCAAGGGCCTTTTTTGGCttaaaagaaaaattgaaaataacTGA
- the LOC114768044 gene encoding N-terminal kinase-like protein isoform X2, producing the protein MWSFFARDPVKDFNYELLPDSQERSGIWTLHRGRRKTTGEAVSVFLYEVPPGTEEQTHLAKAAFKRMKTLRHPNILAYMDGLERETERSIYVVTEPVTPLAAHLKTRAEKGGSGDLEVSWGLHQIVKALSFLVNDGQLLHNNLGMWAVFVDRAGEWKLGGLDHVTSQQADSAPPAPARSVDPELEKYEPPEGPDGGGEKWSGDVWRLGCLIWEVFNGPMPRASSLRTIGKIPKPLVPHYCELVGANPKARPNPARFLQNCRAPGGFLSNSFVESNLFLEEIQIKEAAEKQRFFQDLSENLDSFPEDFCKHKVLPQLLTAFEFGNAGAVVLTPLFKVGKYLSAEEYQQKIIPVIVKMFSSTDRAMRIRLLQQMEQFIQYLNEAAVNSQIFPHVVHGFTDTNPAIREQTVKSMLLLAPKLNEVNLNQELMRHFARLQARDEQGPIRCNTTVCLGKIASYLNPATRQRVLSSAFSRATKDPFPASRAAGVLGFAATHHYYSVSECAARVLPTLCTLAVDPDRNVRDQAFKAIKSFLSKLETVSEDPSTLAEVEKDVTSSAGGGAAAGSAATWAGWAVTGVSSLTSKLMTRSAVPGAEGATPENIAPVAAPHAMDESSSNEGPELDAPRNPTCAPAGQLAASHGREEEEEEAAAEDGWDEDWGSLEENEKAQKEADWSSDWSSASSAVKTQRGMSHMKKQDPDWSSGWDADDNWSNEKDADGQGQSSPADEGWGSDWDKEGGLGDSFTPTTRNNMAASSASKGSPSSGRKGVRLASEYNWDSMGTKTQSDVLSSVSQRTAAAADDGWGADSAGDWGAEDNWESLDGEPGLSKAEQAKKKREERRKELEAKRAERKAVRGPLKLGTRKLD; encoded by the exons ATGTGGTCTTTCTTCGCCCGGGACCCCGTTAAAGACTTTAATTACGAGCTTCTGCCCGACAGCCAGGAGCGCTCCGGGATATGGACCCTTCACCGGGGGAGGAGGAAG ACGACGGGGGAAGCCGTGTCAGTGTTCCTGTACGAGGTTCCACCAGGAACAGAAGAACAGACCCACCTGGCCAAGGCCGCCTTCAAGCGCATGAAGACGCTGAGACACCCCAACATCCTGGCCTACATGGACGGTCTAGAG CGTGAG ACGGAGAGGAGCATCTACGTGGTGACGGAGCCCGTGACGCCCCTCGCGGCCCACCTGAAGACCCGGGCGGAGAAGGGCGGCTCAGGGGACCTGGAGGTGTCCTGGGGTCTCCATCAGATCGTG AAAGCCCTGAGTTTCCTGGTGAACGACGGCCAGCTGCTCCATAACAACCTGGGAATGTGGGCGGTGTTTGTGGACCGGGCAGGAGAATGGAAGCTTGGCGGCCTGGATCACGTGACGTCGCAGCAGGCCGACTCCGCCCCTCCCGCTCCGGCGAGGAGTGTAGACCCCGAGCTGGAGAAGTACGAGCCCCCCGAAGGCCCGGACGGCGGCGGGGAGAAGTG GTCCGGGGACGTGTGGCGTCTCGGATGTCTGATATGGGAAGTGTTCAACGGGCCGATGCCGCGGGCTTCTTCCCTGCGAACGATTGGAAAG ATCCCGAAGCCGCTGGTTCCTCATTACTGCGAGCTAGTTGGCGCGAACCCCAAAGCCCGGCCCAACCCGGCCCGCTTCCTTCAGAACTGCCGCGCCCCCGGCGGCTTCCTCAGCAACAGCTTCGTGGAGAGCAACCTGTTCCTGGAGGAGATCCAG ATCAAGGAGGCGGCGGAGAAGCAGCGGTTCTTCCAGGACCTGAGCGAGAACCTGGACTCCTTCCCCGAGGACTTCTGCAAACACAAGGTCCTGCCTCAGCTGCTGACCGCGTTCGAGTTCGGCAACGCCGGGGCCGTGGTCCTCACGCCGCTCTTCAAG gtgggGAAGTACCTTTCTGCTGAGGAGTACCAGCAGAAGATCATTCCGGTCATAGTGAAGATGTTCTCCTCTACAGACAGGGCTATGAGGATCCGGCTCCTGCAGCAG ATGGAGCAGTTCATTCAGTACCTGAACGAAGCCGCGGTCAATTCCCAGATCTTTCCTCATGTCGTCCATGGATTTACCGACACCAACCCCGCCATCCGGGAGCAGACGGTGAAG TCCATGCTCCTCCTGGCGCCCAAGCTGAACGAGGTGAACCTGAACCAGGAGCTGATGCGCCACTTCGCCCGGCTGCAGGCCCGGGACGAGCAGGGCCCCATCCGGTGCAACACCACCGTGTGCCTGGGCAAGATCGCCTCGTACCTCAACCCGGCG ACGCGGCAGCGGGTGCTGAGCTCCGCCTTCTCGCGCGCCACCAAGGACCCGTTCCCCGCGTCCCGCGCGGCGGGCGTCCTCGGCTTCGCCGCCACGCACCACTACTACAGCGTCTCCGAGTGCGCCGCGCGCGTCCTGCCCACGCTCTGCACGCTCGCCGTGGACCCCGACCGCAACGTGCGAGACCAG GCCTTCAAAGCCATCAAGAGCTTCCTGAGTAAACTGGAGACCGTGTCCGAGGACCCGTCCACGCTGGCGGAAGTCG AGAAGGACGTGACCTCATCCGctggcggcggcgcggcggcggggTCCGCCGCCACCTGGGCGGGATGGGCAGTGACCGGCGTCTCCTCTCTGACCTCCAAACTCATGACCCGGAGCGCAGTGCCGGGGGCCGAGGGGGCCACGCCGGAGAACATCGCCCCTGTAGCTGCTCCACACGCGATGGATGAGTCCAGCTCAAACGAAG GACCCGAGCTGGACGCTCCCAGAAATCCAACTTGTGCACCAGCTGGCCAGTTAGCAGCTTCACATggcagagaagaagaagaagaagaagctgcagCTGAAGATGGCTGGGATGAAGACTGGGGCAGCCTTGAG GAAAATGAAAAGGCCCAGAAGGAAGCTGACTGGAGCTCTGATTGGTCCTCAGCGTCCTCAGCTGTGAAGACCCAGAGAGGA ATGAGCCACATGAAAAAGCAGGACCCTGATTGGAGCTCGGGTTGGGACGCTGATGACAACTGGTCCAATGAGAAAGATGCAGATGGccaaggtcaaagttcaccagCGGATGAAGGCTGGGGGAGTGACTGGGACAAGGAAGGAGGTTTGGGAGACAGTTTCACCCCAACAACAAGAAACAACATGGCCGCCTCCTCAGCCAGTAAGGGCTCACCCAGCTCAGGCCGGAAGGGCGTCCGGTTGGCCAGCGAGTACAACTGGGACTCTATGGGGACGAAGACACAGAGCGACGTCCTTTCCAGTGTTTCCCAGAGAACAGCGGCCGCG GCTGATGACGGCTGGGGGGCCGATTCTGCCGGGGACTGGGGCGCAGAGGACAACTGGGAGTCTCTGGACGGGGAACCAG GCCTCAGCAAGGCAGAACAAGCCAAGAAGAAACGAGAGGAGCGGAGGAAGGAGCTCGAGGCAAAACGGGCGGAGCGCAAGGCGGTGAGGGGTCCGCTGAAGCTGGGGACCCGTAAACTGGACTGA